A section of the Camelus dromedarius isolate mCamDro1 chromosome 14, mCamDro1.pat, whole genome shotgun sequence genome encodes:
- the MYCL gene encoding protein L-Myc: MCMCAGCRAAPSRRGAGPLQVAGGGREGEDMDFDSYQHYFYDYDCGEDFYRSTAPSEDIWKKFELVPSPPTSPPWGSSPGAGDPAPGIGSPEPWPGAGAGDEAESRGYSKAWGRNYASIIRRDCMWSGFSARERLERAVSDRLAAGAPRGNPSKAPAAPDCAPSLEAGNPAPAAPGPLGEPKTQTCSGSESPSDSEGEEIDVVTVEKRQSLGVRKPVTITVRADPLDPCMKHFHISIHQQQHNYAARFPPESCSQGEAPERGPQEEALEREAPEEKEDEADEEIVSPPPEESKPPQPCHPKPVSSDTEDVTKRKNHNFLERKRRNDLRSRFLALRDQVPTLASCSKAPKVVILSKALEYLQALVGAEKRMATEKRQLRCRQQQLQKRIAYLSGY; this comes from the exons ATGTGTAtgtgtgcgggctgccgggctgCCCCGAGCCGGCGGGGAGCCGGTCCGCTCCAGGTGGCGGGCGGCGGGCGCGAG GGAGAGGACATGGACTTCGATTCGTACCAGCACTATTTCTATGACTATGACTGCGGGGAGGATTTCTACCGCTCCACGGCGCCCAGCGAGGACATCTGGAAGAAATTCGAGCTGGTGCCGTCGCCCCCTACTTCGCCGCCTTGGGGCTCCAGTCCTGGCGCTGGGGACCCGGCCCCTGGAATTGGTTCCCCGGAGCCGTGGCCCGGAGCGGGCGCCGGGGATGAGGCAGAATCCCGGGGTTACTCGAAAGCTTGGGGCAGGAACTACGCCTCCATCATCCGCCGCGACTGCATGTGGAGCGGCTTCTCGGCCCGGGAACGGCTGGAGAGAGCGGTGAGCGACCGGCTCGCAGCTGGCGCGCCCCGGGGGAACCCGTCCAAGGCGCCCGCCGCCCCGGACTGCGCTCCCAGCCTCGAAGCCGGCAACCCGGCGCCCGCTGCCCCCGGTCCGCTGGGCGAGCCCAAGACCCAGACCTGCTCGGGGTCCGAGAGCCCAAGCGACTCGG AGGGTGAAGAGATCGACGTTGTGACAGTGGAGAAGAGACAGTCCCTGGGTGTACGGAAGCCAGTCACAATCACAGTGCGAGCAGACCCTTTGGACCCCTGCATGAAACACTTCCACATCTCTATCCATCAGCAACAGCACAACTATGCTGCCCGTTTTCCTCCAGAAAGCTGCTCCCAAGGAGAGGCTCCAGAGAGAGGTCCCCAAGAAGAGGCTCTGGAGAGAGAGGcaccagaggaaaaggaagatgaggcagatgaagaaattgtgaGCCCCCCACCAGAAGAAAGCaagcctccccagccctgccaccccaAACCTGTCAGTTCTGACACCGAAGATGTGACCAAGAGAAAGAACCACAACTTCCTGGAACGCAAGAGGCGGAATGACCTCCGTTCCAGGTTCTTGGCCCTGAGGGACCAGGTACCCACCCTGGCCAGCTGCTCCAAGGCCCCCAAAGTAGTGATCCTGAGCAAGGCCTTGGAATACTTGCAAGCCCTAGTGGGGGCGGAGAAGAGGATGGCCACGGAGAAAAGGCAGCTCCGGTGTCGGCAGCAGCAACTGCAGAAAAGAATTGCGTACCTCAGTGGCTACTAA